The Fervidicoccus fontis Kam940 DNA window CTGGATTAGAGGAGGCACTTAATGTTCTTGAAAACCACAAGGTAGATGTTTATGCGTTGCCAGAAGGCATACTTTTCAGGGAAAGAGAACCTGTAATGCTAATTGAAGGAGAATACTATGATTTTGCACTTTATGAGTCTATAATATTGGGAATTTTAAGACATTACACAAGCATCGCAACGAAAACCGCTAGAATAAAATACGCAGCAGGAAATAAACAGGTTCTATTTTTCGGTTTAAGATCTCTACATCCAGCGCTTGCTCCACTTGCAGATAGAGCAGCTTTGATAGGAGGCGCGGATTCTGTCAGCGGGGTTCTATCAAAAAAATATCTTGGAGTAGAACCTTCTGGAACTATGCCCCACAGCCTGATGATAATAGTGGGCGATCAAGCTAAGGCTTGGAAGCTGTTTGATGAAAATATAGATGAAAGCGTTCCAAGAATAATACTTGTTGATACTTTTTGGGATGAAAGAATAGAAACTGAGCTTGCAATGAAAACTTTAGGGAAAAAGCTTTATGGTGTTAGGCTAGACACTCCAAGCTCACGAAGAGGGAATTTCAGAAAAATTATTGAAGAGGTTAGATGGGCTCTAGACCTTAATGGATTCAAAAATGTAAAAATTATAGCAAGTGGAGGGTTAAATGAAGAAGATATTAATGAGCTTAAGGATATCGTTGATGCTTTTGGTGTTGGGACGTCTATAGCATTTCCTCCAAGCGTAGATATTAGTATGGACATCGTTGAAGTATATGAAAATGGAGAGTGGATACCTAGAACAAAAAGAGGTAAGTTGCCAGGTGCAAAGAAAATTTATAGATGCCCAGGATTTAAAGACCAGATATTGCCTTGGAACAAATCTCCTGAGAAATGTGAAGATGGCAGTGAGCCGAAGCTTTTATTAAAGAAATATATTGAAAATGGGAAATTGATCGAACCTCTTCCGGACTTAAAAGAAATTCGAAAATTAGTTCTATCTCAACTCAATGAGCTTGCAAATATCACTTTTTAAGATTTTTTGCAACTGAAAGGTTTCGCTCTTCAGAGCGTAAGGAGGTCAGCTAAAGTCGGTATAAAAGAGTTATAACTTAATAATTAATATAAATTTAACGAATATTTTATTATCTTCAAAAATTACATATGAATAAAATATTAAAAAACGAATGGGGATGATGCGTTATTTCCAACGAAACAGAAGAAGAGAGAAAATATAGGTCAGACACTGAAATCTTATATGAAATAATGAATGTTATTTCCAGTGGAGGAGATTTTGGGATAAAGAAGACTCATTTGATGTATAAGACCAACTTAAATTCCAAAATGCTTCAAAAATATCTCGACATACTTCAGAGAAATGGACTGATAATAGAAGAAAGTAAGGGAAAGCAGAAAATAATAAAAATGACGCCAAAAGGAAAAAGCGCATACTTTTCATTAAAGATGTTTTCTTCCTATCTCAACATAGTACAGACTCCGCAGGAAATTGTTGAAATATATGAAAGATTAAGAGGATTAAAGGGAGAAAATGTTAACATAAGTTACAACAGTATGCTCTTAGGAAAAAGCGGAATAGAATATGCGGCTTTAGTTGTAATTACAAAAGAGAAAGATAGGTACGTAGTTGGACATGTGCTAAGTAAAAACAAGCTTGATATGGTAGTAGATCTTATGCAGTATATAATTATGATGCTAGATACAAATTCAAAAATTATATTAATAGTTTCAGATGAAAGCATTTCAAAAATAATACCGGAAAAATTGGAAAATGATATCAAAATAATTCCATTAGAACCAAAAGAGAACTTGATTGAAAGGATCAGGAATTCGATAAAAATCTAAAGTCCCTTATTTTTCAACTCTTTCTAATACTGTCTTCATTGCTTCCTCCTCTTTCATCGATGAGTACCTTTTTGCCTTTGAATATAGGGCTTTTAGTTGTTCATTTGAAGCGTAATCAATTGGAAATCCTTTCTCGTTATTCTCTTCCCACAACTTGTATAAAATTTCCATAATTTTTGATACTTCTGAATCGGAGAAATATGCTGCCTTTATCCAGTTGCTGGGATTTTCGTCTATCATAGATATGATTTCCAGTTTCATTCTTTCATTTTGGTTATACTTCTTTTCCATTTCCATCACCTTTTGTCATCTTTTATTTAAATAAAAAAGTAAATATAACCATTTTTCTTAATTAAATTAATTAAGGGAAAAGTTATGGATGCATATACTTTAGTTTCAAACCTAACAACTATAATATTCATCATCATAATATTGATAATTTTCCTTTCAATGGCTATAAAAGTAGTCAGAGAATATGAGAGGGCTGTTGTCTTTAGGCTTGGAAGGCTACTTGGAGCAAAAGGTCCGGGACTTTTCTTCATAATTCCTTTTGTAGATAGGCTTTTAAAAGTGGATTTGAGAATTGTTGCGGTTGATGTTCCTGAGCAAAGGAGCGTTACGAGGGATAATGTTTCAGTAGGAGTTGATGCAGTAATCTATTATAAAGTTCTAGACCCAGTAAAGGCTATTATGGCTGTGGAAAACTACTCATATGCTGTTCTCATGCTTGCGCAAACAACTTTGAGGGATGTAATCGGGCAGGTAGAGCTGGATGATCTTCTTTCAAAAAGAGAAGAGCTAAATAAGAGAATTCAGGGGATATTGGACGTGCTGACCGATCCCTGGGGCATAAAAGTGACTGCAGTTACTTTAAAAGAGGTAAAATTACCGGACACAATGTTAAGGGCATTAGCTAAGCAAGCTGAAGCCGAACGGTTTAGGAGGGCGAGAATAATTGAGGCAGAGGGTGAGAGGCAGTCTGCTAGTATAATGTCTGAAGCTGCAACATTTTATGAATCTCATCCAATGGCTATGAGACTTAGAGAGCTTCAAACCCTTATTGAAATCGCTAGAGAGAAGAATCTGATAATTGTGACTCCAGAGAGTAGGGGTGAAATTCTTGGGACCGTAGTAGGTCTTACAAAAGGTATCCAGGTAGGTGGAAAAGAAACTTCAACCTCTTCTCCCATGAAAGCTTCAAGTGAGTCAGAAAGTGAAACATAAAATGAGTCTGAAAGCTAAAGCATTGTTTTTCATAGTGGTTTTTTTATTATTATTTTTGCTTTTTTCTGAGAGTAAGATTTCATATGCTCAAAGCAATAATGTTATAGGAAACAGAGTGATAGTCATAACTGTTAGCGGTGTAATTGATTCGGCGGTAGAAGAATATGTAAGCAATGCAATTGCAGTAGCAGAGAAAGAGCATGCGATTTTAGTTATATATCTAAATACTCCAGGAGGTCTTCTCGATTCTGCGATGAACATCGCTATAGATATCGATAAATCTACCATTCCTGTGATTGGATTCGTAGTAGATAAATGGGCGGAGAGTGCTGGAACACTGATTTTTGTCTGCACACATATAGCTGCAATGCAACCGGGAACAATAATAGGTTCCATGCAACCTATTGAATATGATCCTACTACTGGAACATATACATTAGTGAATGATACTAAAATAATCAACCCGATACTAAAGTTTCTAGATGAGCATGCTGGAAATAAAGATAGAAATTTAACGTCAATACATGATTTCGTGTTGGAAAATTTAAATTTGGGGCCTCAAGAGGCTCTGGAGTATCATGTTATTAACTATATAGCTTATAACATCGACGACCTTCTTAGGCAAATTAATGGAACGCAGGTTTACCTCCCAGGTACAAACATCACATATATAATAAATACTTCGTCTTATACATTAGAATATTTTGATATGAATATAAGAGAATATATTGTGCATGCGATATCAGATCCTACTCTTTCCACACTTATGTTATCCTTAGGCATGATGATCATATTATTCGGCATACTTTCAGGGCATCTAGGAGTAGTTCCTGCAGGCATTCTTCTACTTCTTCTTGGATTTGTAGGAAATGGTTATAGTATAAGTGCAACAAGCATATTACTAATTCTCTTTGGGAGCATTTTATTGGTTGTAGAGCATTTCATTTCTAGTTTTGGAGTTGCAGGAGGGATTGGGATAGTTATGATCGTCCTTGGCATAGCTTTAGCACCAACATCAATAGGTTTTTCTTTTAGTGAGCAGTATGCACAGAGTGTTTTATACTCCGCATATGCCGTTGGAGTAGTTTTAGGGGCAATTACCGCTTTCATCATTTACAAAATAATAGCGGTCAGAAGGAGGAAGCCTTTTTCATGGAAATTAGAGGGCGCTTTAGGGAAAGCAGTTGACCCTATTTCACCTGACAATGAAGGCTTTGTAGTAATTGATGGAGAATACTGGAAAGCTAAAAGCGAAAGCGAAAGTATTTCTCCTGGCGATGAGGTTATTGTAGTGAAAAAAGAAGGACCAATTCTTATTGTTAGGAAAAGGATAGAAAAATAATACATATGCGTAAATTATATATTTTTGCATATAGTTAATATTTTTGACAAATCTTCTAAATTTAAGGTGTTGTTATTATGAGCGAAGAAGTTAGAGCTATTGTAGCAGAAGCAAAATCAAGAGATGTCGGTAAGAAAAGGGCTAGGGTTTCATTTAGGTTAATGAGCAAACTAGGAGTTACTTCTGGAGACTTTATTGAAATAGAAGGTAGAAAAGGAACTACATTAGTTCAAGTTTGGCCTGCTTACCCAGAAGATGAAGATAAGGATTATATCAGAATTGATGGTGTAATAAGGAATGCGATAGGTGTTAGCGTTGGTGAGACTGTAACAATTAGAAAGGCAGAAGCATCTCCGGCAACAAAGATAGTGTTGGCACCTACTGGTATAGAAGGCAAGCTTAGTAAGGATTATGTAGAATACTTTGAAAACTTACTTAAAGAGGAGCTTAGCGGGAAACCTCTGAAGAGAGGCGAAACGATCATCGTTCCGCTTTCATTCTTTGGCTCTGAGCTTACATTTGTTGTTACTAATACACAACCCACAACAAATGTCTTTGTTACAAGTTCTACAGAAATTCAAGTAAGAGAAGAGCCGGTGAAGGAGGGAGAAATAGTAGGAGAAATTCCTAAAGTTACTTGGGAGGACATCGGAGATTTAGAAGAAGCCAAAAGGAGGCTAAGGGAAATTGTAGAACTTCCCATGAGGCAACCACAACTATTTAGGCATTTAGGTATAGAGCCTCCCAAAGGAGTTCTACTCTATGGACCTCCAGGAACCGGAAAAACCTTACTCGCAAAAGCATTGGCAAATGAAATTGGAGCCTACTTTGTAGCAATAAATGGTCCTGAGATTATGAGCAAGTTCTACGGAGAGAGTGAACAGAGGCTGAGGGAAATATTCCAGCAAGCACAGGAAAATGCACCTGCCATAATATTTATTGATGAAATTGACAGTATTGCACCAAAAAGAGAGGAAGTCACCGGTGAAGTGGAAAGAAGGGTCGTCGCTCAATTGTTAACGCTTATGGATGGTCTGAAGGAAAGAGGAAGAGTTGTTGTTATTGGAGCTACAAACAGACCAGATGCGCTCGATCCAGCTTTAAGAAGACCGGGAAGGTTTGATAGAGAAATAGAAATCGCCCCTCCAGATGTTAAAGCCAGAAAAGAAATATTAATGGTTCATACAAGAAACGTTCCATTGGCTGAAGATGTCGATCTTGATAAGCTCGCTGCTATAACTCATGGATTTACCGGAGCAGATCTTGCTGCTTTAGTAAAAGAGGCAGCAATGAATACTATTAGGAGGTTTATCGAAGAGAAAAAAGTAGATTTGGACAAGCCGATTAAGCCTGAGCTTTTGAAAGATGTAAAGGTCACATGGAGCGATTTTATGAATGCGCTTAAAGATGTGAATCCGTCGCTTATTAGAGAAATATATGTAGAGGTTCCAAATGTTAAGTGGAGCGATATAGGTGGGCTTGAAGAGGCAAAACAGCAGCTGAGAGAGGCAGTTGAGTGGCCTCTCAAGTACCCTGAGATATATGAAAAAATGGGAGTAAGACCTCCAAGAGGCGTATTACTCTTTGGACCTCCTGGTACTGGGAAAACGATGCTCGCTAAGGCTGTTGCAACTGAGAGCGAGGCGAACTTTATAGCAGTCAGAGGTCCAGAGGTGTTGAGCAAGTGGGTTGGAGAGAGTGAGAAAGCTATAAGGGAAATATTCAGGAGAGCAAGACAGGTCGCTCCGACTGTCATCTTCTTTGATGAAATTGATTCAATTACTCCTGCAAGAGGATTAAGGTATGATTCTTCTGGAGTGACAGATAGGATTGTCAATCAATTACTTACGGAAATTGACGGAATACAACCTCTTTCAAACGTTGTTGTTATTGGAGCTACAAACAGACCAGACATACTAGATCCTGCTCTATTAAGACCGGGAAGGTTTGATAGATTGGTGTATATTCCTCCGCCAGACAAAAAGTCGAGGTTAGACATATTAAAAATACATACGAGAAAAGTTCCTCTTGCAAGTGATGTAGATTTAGAAAAGCTGGCAGACATGACTGAAGGCTACACTGGCGCAGATCTGGAAGCTTTAGTTAGAGAAGCAGTGATGCTCGCTCTTAGGGAAAAACTTGAAGCTAGACCTGTTGAGTTCAAATACTTCCTTAAGGCCATGGAGACTGTAGGACCATCGCTGACTAGAGAAGAAGTAGAAAAGTATGAGAGGCTGGCAAAGCAGCTTAAAAAAATGACGATCTGAGCTTTCAATGGAATTTTTTAATTTAGGATTATCATGAGTGGCAAGTGTGTTATTCCCGATCCACGAATTTCCCCTCCTCTTCATTTATGTTCAAGAATTTGGTATTGACGCTTTAAGCTCAGCTCTACCTCTATATTGCATAAATGATGAATGTTCATATAATGTTTGAGTCACTAATAGCAAAACTTCAAAGTATTGCTTTACGAGAGATATCTTAGCTTAAAAAGGTGGTATCTACGACTATGAAGAGAGAAGAAATAGAAGCTATAGCTTCTGACTACATAAAAACTATAGGAAAAGAACCTCCGCACGAGATTAAAAAGTTTGCAAGAAGATTGAGAGATAATACTGAAAAATACGTAAAACTGAAATATAGAAGACTGGTTGTCGTTTCTGGCGGTGATGAAAAGAAACAGGGGTTCATAAGCGGGTATATTACTTATCATTATCTGCTTGAACTATCGAGGCTTAGAGGCGGAAAAAAGTTAAAGTTACTTTATATGTATCATGATGAGTATGAAGAAGCCAGAATTAGGAAGGAGACTTTTAGACAATTTATGAAAATGGCCAGAAAAAAACTACAAAATATTGAAAGAAATATTGACGTCTATGAAAAAAGTGACAGATATTTAGGAACAAGCTATGACGTCCTTATTTTAGACCTAACTAACGACTTAAGACCTAACGATATTGGAAAGCTTGTAGAAATAGTAAACGGTGGAGGTCTCATTATTTTCCTAACGCCCGATTTAGAAAAGTGGGACAGATGGATGACGGCATTCAAGCAAAAGCTTGTAGTACCAGGATTTAATGAGCCTAGACATATATTTATAAGATGGTTCAAAGAAACCATATTAGACTCAGACAGCACTTATGTTTATGATGCAGAAAAAGACCAGCTCGTTAAGAAATTCTATGTACAGAGGGTAAAAGGAGAAGAAAAGAAGTCCGAAGTAGTGAGAGAAAAGGGGCTCAAAGAAAAACACATATTTGACGAAAGATTATATTCGCTAGCCTTAACTGAAGATCAACAAAAGGTTTTAGAAGTTATGGAAGAACTTCTAGGGAAGACGAAAAAGAAAAAGGTACTTGTAATTACATCTAACAGAGGGAGAGGAAAATCTTCCGTACTAGGAATTGGGGTAATAGCTCTTGCTAATCATATGAGTCAGTTTAAGCACAAAGTCAGAATATTAGTGACGGCACCAGAAATCACAAACGTTCAATCTCTTTTTGACTTGGCATATCTTTCAGCAAAATCAATAGGCTTAAACGTGAAACTGTTGAAGAAGGGCGGAATGATAATAGAAATACAAGGGCAAAATTTTAGTATAGAGTATTGGGAGCCAATAAATATTCCAAAGATAAAGGGCGATGTGGTTGTAGTAGATGAGGCTTCTGGAATTTCAGTGCCGCTTCTACTGAAAATATTAAAAACACACAAAAGGCTTATCTTTTCAGCGACCATACATGGATATGAAGGCGCAGGAAGGGGATTTTCTGTCAGATTTTTAGGAAGCTTAAGAAAAGACCCTAATGTAGAATTAAGTACATGTGAGATGAAAACCCCAATACGATATGGAGAAGGAGATCCTATAGAAAAGTGGCTCTACAGAGCGCTACTTTTGGATGCGGAACCTACGGACCTTAGTGACGACGATCTGACAAAAATAAAGAACCAAGAGCTTGAATATGTATATTTAGATCCTGCTGAGTTATTTAAGAAAGAAAATGAAGAACTACTGAGGC harbors:
- a CDS encoding tRNA(Met) cytidine acetyltransferase TmcA, with amino-acid sequence MKREEIEAIASDYIKTIGKEPPHEIKKFARRLRDNTEKYVKLKYRRLVVVSGGDEKKQGFISGYITYHYLLELSRLRGGKKLKLLYMYHDEYEEARIRKETFRQFMKMARKKLQNIERNIDVYEKSDRYLGTSYDVLILDLTNDLRPNDIGKLVEIVNGGGLIIFLTPDLEKWDRWMTAFKQKLVVPGFNEPRHIFIRWFKETILDSDSTYVYDAEKDQLVKKFYVQRVKGEEKKSEVVREKGLKEKHIFDERLYSLALTEDQQKVLEVMEELLGKTKKKKVLVITSNRGRGKSSVLGIGVIALANHMSQFKHKVRILVTAPEITNVQSLFDLAYLSAKSIGLNVKLLKKGGMIIEIQGQNFSIEYWEPINIPKIKGDVVVVDEASGISVPLLLKILKTHKRLIFSATIHGYEGAGRGFSVRFLGSLRKDPNVELSTCEMKTPIRYGEGDPIEKWLYRALLLDAEPTDLSDDDLTKIKNQELEYVYLDPAELFKKENEELLRQLFGIFVLAHYRNQPDDLAMMADAPHHMIRAVMIKGTNKIVCSLQIAVEGGLDSQTVDTLLRGNKIQGNIIPDRIIKHLRIWEMGWLRGYRIVRIATHPEVQNLGIGSFALERLYEEARQKSFDWIGSGFGANYSLLNFWIKNKFIPVHISPDKNPISGEYTVIVIRPINHIAEKITREGQIYLRKKIVKGMRDVYKEMEQDLALLILNSIEKMEIEIPKLHPIDVDRLWIYVYGPMTYEAISDVFLDLAIYYFLGDMEKLVELNNEEKIILLAKVLQGKDWSEMSKMLRRRRIDLMLILKDIAKRMLNSYYNKNLESSVGYHI
- a CDS encoding winged helix-turn-helix domain-containing protein, with the translated sequence MSNETEEERKYRSDTEILYEIMNVISSGGDFGIKKTHLMYKTNLNSKMLQKYLDILQRNGLIIEESKGKQKIIKMTPKGKSAYFSLKMFSSYLNIVQTPQEIVEIYERLRGLKGENVNISYNSMLLGKSGIEYAALVVITKEKDRYVVGHVLSKNKLDMVVDLMQYIIMMLDTNSKIILIVSDESISKIIPEKLENDIKIIPLEPKENLIERIRNSIKI
- a CDS encoding NfeD family protein, coding for MSLKAKALFFIVVFLLLFLLFSESKISYAQSNNVIGNRVIVITVSGVIDSAVEEYVSNAIAVAEKEHAILVIYLNTPGGLLDSAMNIAIDIDKSTIPVIGFVVDKWAESAGTLIFVCTHIAAMQPGTIIGSMQPIEYDPTTGTYTLVNDTKIINPILKFLDEHAGNKDRNLTSIHDFVLENLNLGPQEALEYHVINYIAYNIDDLLRQINGTQVYLPGTNITYIINTSSYTLEYFDMNIREYIVHAISDPTLSTLMLSLGMMIILFGILSGHLGVVPAGILLLLLGFVGNGYSISATSILLILFGSILLVVEHFISSFGVAGGIGIVMIVLGIALAPTSIGFSFSEQYAQSVLYSAYAVGVVLGAITAFIIYKIIAVRRRKPFSWKLEGALGKAVDPISPDNEGFVVIDGEYWKAKSESESISPGDEVIVVKKEGPILIVRKRIEK
- a CDS encoding CDC48 family AAA ATPase, with protein sequence MSEEVRAIVAEAKSRDVGKKRARVSFRLMSKLGVTSGDFIEIEGRKGTTLVQVWPAYPEDEDKDYIRIDGVIRNAIGVSVGETVTIRKAEASPATKIVLAPTGIEGKLSKDYVEYFENLLKEELSGKPLKRGETIIVPLSFFGSELTFVVTNTQPTTNVFVTSSTEIQVREEPVKEGEIVGEIPKVTWEDIGDLEEAKRRLREIVELPMRQPQLFRHLGIEPPKGVLLYGPPGTGKTLLAKALANEIGAYFVAINGPEIMSKFYGESEQRLREIFQQAQENAPAIIFIDEIDSIAPKREEVTGEVERRVVAQLLTLMDGLKERGRVVVIGATNRPDALDPALRRPGRFDREIEIAPPDVKARKEILMVHTRNVPLAEDVDLDKLAAITHGFTGADLAALVKEAAMNTIRRFIEEKKVDLDKPIKPELLKDVKVTWSDFMNALKDVNPSLIREIYVEVPNVKWSDIGGLEEAKQQLREAVEWPLKYPEIYEKMGVRPPRGVLLFGPPGTGKTMLAKAVATESEANFIAVRGPEVLSKWVGESEKAIREIFRRARQVAPTVIFFDEIDSITPARGLRYDSSGVTDRIVNQLLTEIDGIQPLSNVVVIGATNRPDILDPALLRPGRFDRLVYIPPPDKKSRLDILKIHTRKVPLASDVDLEKLADMTEGYTGADLEALVREAVMLALREKLEARPVEFKYFLKAMETVGPSLTREEVEKYERLAKQLKKMTI
- a CDS encoding slipin family protein codes for the protein MDAYTLVSNLTTIIFIIIILIIFLSMAIKVVREYERAVVFRLGRLLGAKGPGLFFIIPFVDRLLKVDLRIVAVDVPEQRSVTRDNVSVGVDAVIYYKVLDPVKAIMAVENYSYAVLMLAQTTLRDVIGQVELDDLLSKREELNKRIQGILDVLTDPWGIKVTAVTLKEVKLPDTMLRALAKQAEAERFRRARIIEAEGERQSASIMSEAATFYESHPMAMRLRELQTLIEIAREKNLIIVTPESRGEILGTVVGLTKGIQVGGKETSTSSPMKASSESESET
- a CDS encoding nicotinate phosphoribosyltransferase; amino-acid sequence: MKFLRRKFYIATDEEILNGEATDVYFTRVEKILESAGLKDKKVRAEFHTYGLPKDYSWAIFAGLEEALNVLENHKVDVYALPEGILFREREPVMLIEGEYYDFALYESIILGILRHYTSIATKTARIKYAAGNKQVLFFGLRSLHPALAPLADRAALIGGADSVSGVLSKKYLGVEPSGTMPHSLMIIVGDQAKAWKLFDENIDESVPRIILVDTFWDERIETELAMKTLGKKLYGVRLDTPSSRRGNFRKIIEEVRWALDLNGFKNVKIIASGGLNEEDINELKDIVDAFGVGTSIAFPPSVDISMDIVEVYENGEWIPRTKRGKLPGAKKIYRCPGFKDQILPWNKSPEKCEDGSEPKLLLKKYIENGKLIEPLPDLKEIRKLVLSQLNELANITF